In Apostichopus japonicus isolate 1M-3 chromosome 3, ASM3797524v1, whole genome shotgun sequence, a single genomic region encodes these proteins:
- the LOC139965706 gene encoding uncharacterized protein isoform X8, which produces MQKHLEERKADAHNEERDPVPSKFLCFAKTNQWYMSLRLPSILGSLSGRLKMMSLSSVEATTAKQILVNCKDEEIVPTRGKRKPLSKDVRNHPKKMFKSSYEERFGETSYFLDAGFRRVVPYVYAFETHAKGRWYERKLLDIFKTEFRLETPEFYAKAIQMGLIKVNGQKTTADYVVKSNDFLHSKVHRHEPPVTSDPIEIVENTDEFVVVNKPPSIPVHPCGKYRHNTIVFLLAKEHNLTRLHTIHRLDRLTSGLLMFAKTKAVSQRVDAYVRERKLKKTYVCKVVGEFPSHSVECNEPIFIVSHKIGICRVSPDGKPCKTNFQRISYDGETSIVKCFPETGRMHQIRVHLQYLGHPIQNDPLYNNTVWGAGRGHGGCKDLSDEELLTRLVDQHDEEKTTKINEMRKEAAAEINDKQDSLRNIEGRGSTSPQQDIAVHGNEAQPHKKLESIDDTLDDGQTSSKSQRMDRNCDDGGIAEDRDCSSQIKVSSSLSESTVSSPRVTKETSEYSLCDTEHINATKSDTMTEGENSLTSEKCSELTRMDGTLSGIGVLEVNEQKLMELADDGTEGAVNEIAKMLCRECVTPLPDPKPDEMMIYLHALTYQKFQNIKNMDIVMFHDNADDCAVKLKKREWVD; this is translated from the exons ATGCAAAAACACCTCGAGGAAAGGAAGGCTGATGCACATAACGAAGAAAGAG ATCCAGTGCCATCAAAGTTTCTGTGTTTTGCAAAGACAAATCAGTGGTACATGTCTTTGAGATTGCCAAGCATACTAGGATCTCTCTCTGGGAGATTGAAAATGATGTCCTTATCGTCTGTAGAGGCAACAACTGCCAAGCAAATATTAGTCAACTGCAAGGATGAAGAGATTGTTCCTACTAGAGGAAAACGAAAACCATTATCTAAAGATGTTAGGAATCATCCAAAGAAGATGTTTAAGTCTAGCTACGAAGAACGGTTTGGTGAAACCAGCTACTTTCTTGATGCAG GTTTCAGAAGGGTTGTCCCCTATGTCTATGCCTTTGAAACTCACGCAAAAGGTAGATGGTATGAGAGAAAGTTACTGGACATATTCAAGACAGAGTTCCGACTAGAAACACCAGAATTTTAT gCCAAAGCGATTCAGATGGGGTTGATTAAGGTCAACGGACAAAAAACAACGGCAGATTACGTCGTAAAGAGCAACGATTTTCTTCACTCTAAAGTTCACAGACACGAACCTCCTGTGACCTCTGACCCTATTGAAATAGTGGAAAACACAGATGAGTTTGTAGTGGTTAATAAACCTCCATCAATTCCA GTCCATCCATGTGGGAAGTACAGACACAATACTATAGTGTTTCTTCTGGCAAAGGAGCACAACTTGACCCGCCTCCATA CGATCCATAGACTCGATAGGCTCACGTCAGGACTACTCATGTTTGCAAA AACCAAAGCTGTCTCTCAGAGAGTTGATGCATATGTCAGGGAGAGGAAGCTAAAGAAAACCTATGTGTGTAAAGTTGTTGGTGAATTTCCAAG TCACAGTGTGGAATGCAATGAGCCTATTTTCATCGTGTCTCACAAGATTGGAATCTGTAGGGTCAGCCCTGATGGCAAACCTTGTAAGACCAACTTCCAGAGAATCAGTTACGATGGAGAGACCAGCATTGTCAAAT GCTTTCCAGAGACTGGTCGGATGCACCAGATCAGAGTTCATCTTCAGTATCTGGGTCACCCCATTCAAAATGATCCTTTGTACAATAACACCGTCTGGGGTGCTGGCAGAGGCCACGGAGGGTGCAAGGACCTCTCAGACGAAGAG tTGTTGACGAGATTAGTAGACCAGCATGACGAGGAAAAAACAACGAAGATCAATGAAATGAGGAAAGAAGCTGCCGCAGAGATCAACGACAAGCAGGATTCATTGAGGAATATAGAAGGTAGAGGTAGTACCTCACCTCAGCAGGATATAGCTGTACATGGTAATGAGGCACAACCTCATAAGAAACTGGAATCCATTGATGATACCCTGGATGACGGTCAGACGTCGTCTAAAAGTCAAAGGATGGATAGAAACTGTGACGATGGAGGAATTGCAGAGGATAGAGATTGCTCCTCTCAAATCAAGGTATCTTCCAGTCTGTCAGAGAGTACTGTATCATCGCCAAGGGTTACCAAAGAAACctctgaatattcattatgtGATACCGAACATATCAACGCTACAAAATCTGATACGATGACCGAAGGAGAAAACAGTCTAACATCAGAGAAATGTTCAGAATTGACTAGGATGGATGGAACGTTAAGCGGTATAGGTGTGCTTGAGGTAAACGAACAGAAGCTCATGGAACTAGCTGATGATGGCACTGAGGGCGCTGTTAATGAAATTGCTAAGATGTTATGCCGGGAATGCGTTACACCTCTGCCAGATCCTAAGCCAGATGAGATGATGATATACTTACATGCTCTCACTTATCAG
- the LOC139965706 gene encoding uncharacterized protein isoform X7 yields MQKHLEERKADAHNEERDPVPSKFLCFAKTNQWYMSLRLPSILGSLSGRLKMMSLSSVEATTAKQILVNCKDEEIVPTRGKRKPLSKDVRNHPKKMFKSSYEERFGETSYFLDAGFRRVVPYVYAFETHAKGRWYERKLLDIFKTEFRLETPEFYAKAIQMGLIKVNGQKTTADYVVKSNDFLHSKVHRHEPPVTSDPIEIVENTDEFVVVNKPPSIPVHPCGKYRHNTIVFLLAKEHNLTRLHTIHRLDRLTSGLLMFAKTKAVSQRVDAYVRERKLKKTYVCKVVGEFPSHSVECNEPIFIVSHKIGICRVSPDGKPCKTNFQRISYDGETSIVKCFPETGRMHQIRVHLQYLGHPIQNDPLYNNTVWGAGRGHGGCKDLSDEELLTRLVDQHDEEKTTKINEMRKEAAAEINDKQDSLRNIEGRGSTSPQQDIAVHGNEAQPHKKLESIDDTLDDGQTSSKSQRMDRNCDDGGIAEDRDCSSQIKVSSSLSESTVSSPRVTKETSEYSLCDTEHINATKSDTMTEGENSLTSEKCSELTRMDGTLSGIGVLEVNEQKLMELADDGTEGAVNEIAKMLCRECVTPLPDPKPDEMMIYLHALTYQKFQNIKNMDIVMFHDNADDCAVKLKKREWIRLH; encoded by the exons ATGCAAAAACACCTCGAGGAAAGGAAGGCTGATGCACATAACGAAGAAAGAG ATCCAGTGCCATCAAAGTTTCTGTGTTTTGCAAAGACAAATCAGTGGTACATGTCTTTGAGATTGCCAAGCATACTAGGATCTCTCTCTGGGAGATTGAAAATGATGTCCTTATCGTCTGTAGAGGCAACAACTGCCAAGCAAATATTAGTCAACTGCAAGGATGAAGAGATTGTTCCTACTAGAGGAAAACGAAAACCATTATCTAAAGATGTTAGGAATCATCCAAAGAAGATGTTTAAGTCTAGCTACGAAGAACGGTTTGGTGAAACCAGCTACTTTCTTGATGCAG GTTTCAGAAGGGTTGTCCCCTATGTCTATGCCTTTGAAACTCACGCAAAAGGTAGATGGTATGAGAGAAAGTTACTGGACATATTCAAGACAGAGTTCCGACTAGAAACACCAGAATTTTAT gCCAAAGCGATTCAGATGGGGTTGATTAAGGTCAACGGACAAAAAACAACGGCAGATTACGTCGTAAAGAGCAACGATTTTCTTCACTCTAAAGTTCACAGACACGAACCTCCTGTGACCTCTGACCCTATTGAAATAGTGGAAAACACAGATGAGTTTGTAGTGGTTAATAAACCTCCATCAATTCCA GTCCATCCATGTGGGAAGTACAGACACAATACTATAGTGTTTCTTCTGGCAAAGGAGCACAACTTGACCCGCCTCCATA CGATCCATAGACTCGATAGGCTCACGTCAGGACTACTCATGTTTGCAAA AACCAAAGCTGTCTCTCAGAGAGTTGATGCATATGTCAGGGAGAGGAAGCTAAAGAAAACCTATGTGTGTAAAGTTGTTGGTGAATTTCCAAG TCACAGTGTGGAATGCAATGAGCCTATTTTCATCGTGTCTCACAAGATTGGAATCTGTAGGGTCAGCCCTGATGGCAAACCTTGTAAGACCAACTTCCAGAGAATCAGTTACGATGGAGAGACCAGCATTGTCAAAT GCTTTCCAGAGACTGGTCGGATGCACCAGATCAGAGTTCATCTTCAGTATCTGGGTCACCCCATTCAAAATGATCCTTTGTACAATAACACCGTCTGGGGTGCTGGCAGAGGCCACGGAGGGTGCAAGGACCTCTCAGACGAAGAG tTGTTGACGAGATTAGTAGACCAGCATGACGAGGAAAAAACAACGAAGATCAATGAAATGAGGAAAGAAGCTGCCGCAGAGATCAACGACAAGCAGGATTCATTGAGGAATATAGAAGGTAGAGGTAGTACCTCACCTCAGCAGGATATAGCTGTACATGGTAATGAGGCACAACCTCATAAGAAACTGGAATCCATTGATGATACCCTGGATGACGGTCAGACGTCGTCTAAAAGTCAAAGGATGGATAGAAACTGTGACGATGGAGGAATTGCAGAGGATAGAGATTGCTCCTCTCAAATCAAGGTATCTTCCAGTCTGTCAGAGAGTACTGTATCATCGCCAAGGGTTACCAAAGAAACctctgaatattcattatgtGATACCGAACATATCAACGCTACAAAATCTGATACGATGACCGAAGGAGAAAACAGTCTAACATCAGAGAAATGTTCAGAATTGACTAGGATGGATGGAACGTTAAGCGGTATAGGTGTGCTTGAGGTAAACGAACAGAAGCTCATGGAACTAGCTGATGATGGCACTGAGGGCGCTGTTAATGAAATTGCTAAGATGTTATGCCGGGAATGCGTTACACCTCTGCCAGATCCTAAGCCAGATGAGATGATGATATACTTACATGCTCTCACTTATCAG
- the LOC139965706 gene encoding uncharacterized protein isoform X3: protein MQKHLEERKADAHNEERDPVPSKFLCFAKTNQWYMSLRLPSILGSLSGRLKMMSLSSVEATTAKQILVNCKDEEIVPTRGKRKPLSKDVRNHPKKMFKSSYEERFGETSYFLDAGFRRVVPYVYAFETHAKGRWYERKLLDIFKTEFRLETPEFYAKAIQMGLIKVNGQKTTADYVVKSNDFLHSKVHRHEPPVTSDPIEIVENTDEFVVVNKPPSIPVHPCGKYRHNTIVFLLAKEHNLTRLHTIHRLDRLTSGLLMFAKTKAVSQRVDAYVRERKLKKTYVCKVVGEFPSHSVECNEPIFIVSHKIGICRVSPDGKPCKTNFQRISYDGETSIVKCFPETGRMHQIRVHLQYLGHPIQNDPLYNNTVWGAGRGHGGCKDLSDEELLTRLVDQHDEEKTTKINEMRKEAAAEINDKQDSLRNIEGRGSTSPQQDIAVHGNEAQPHKKLESIDDTLDDGQTSSKSQRMDRNCDDGGIAEDRDCSSQIKVSSSLSESTVSSPRVTKETSEYSLCDTEHINATKSDTMTEGENSLTSEKCSELTRMDGTLSGIGVLEVNEQKLMELADDGTEGAVNEIAKMLCRECVTPLPDPKPDEMMIYLHALTYQKFQNIKNMDIVMFHDNADDCAVKLKKREWNWSSELLNVFMKYCSLRTDVKLA from the exons ATGCAAAAACACCTCGAGGAAAGGAAGGCTGATGCACATAACGAAGAAAGAG ATCCAGTGCCATCAAAGTTTCTGTGTTTTGCAAAGACAAATCAGTGGTACATGTCTTTGAGATTGCCAAGCATACTAGGATCTCTCTCTGGGAGATTGAAAATGATGTCCTTATCGTCTGTAGAGGCAACAACTGCCAAGCAAATATTAGTCAACTGCAAGGATGAAGAGATTGTTCCTACTAGAGGAAAACGAAAACCATTATCTAAAGATGTTAGGAATCATCCAAAGAAGATGTTTAAGTCTAGCTACGAAGAACGGTTTGGTGAAACCAGCTACTTTCTTGATGCAG GTTTCAGAAGGGTTGTCCCCTATGTCTATGCCTTTGAAACTCACGCAAAAGGTAGATGGTATGAGAGAAAGTTACTGGACATATTCAAGACAGAGTTCCGACTAGAAACACCAGAATTTTAT gCCAAAGCGATTCAGATGGGGTTGATTAAGGTCAACGGACAAAAAACAACGGCAGATTACGTCGTAAAGAGCAACGATTTTCTTCACTCTAAAGTTCACAGACACGAACCTCCTGTGACCTCTGACCCTATTGAAATAGTGGAAAACACAGATGAGTTTGTAGTGGTTAATAAACCTCCATCAATTCCA GTCCATCCATGTGGGAAGTACAGACACAATACTATAGTGTTTCTTCTGGCAAAGGAGCACAACTTGACCCGCCTCCATA CGATCCATAGACTCGATAGGCTCACGTCAGGACTACTCATGTTTGCAAA AACCAAAGCTGTCTCTCAGAGAGTTGATGCATATGTCAGGGAGAGGAAGCTAAAGAAAACCTATGTGTGTAAAGTTGTTGGTGAATTTCCAAG TCACAGTGTGGAATGCAATGAGCCTATTTTCATCGTGTCTCACAAGATTGGAATCTGTAGGGTCAGCCCTGATGGCAAACCTTGTAAGACCAACTTCCAGAGAATCAGTTACGATGGAGAGACCAGCATTGTCAAAT GCTTTCCAGAGACTGGTCGGATGCACCAGATCAGAGTTCATCTTCAGTATCTGGGTCACCCCATTCAAAATGATCCTTTGTACAATAACACCGTCTGGGGTGCTGGCAGAGGCCACGGAGGGTGCAAGGACCTCTCAGACGAAGAG tTGTTGACGAGATTAGTAGACCAGCATGACGAGGAAAAAACAACGAAGATCAATGAAATGAGGAAAGAAGCTGCCGCAGAGATCAACGACAAGCAGGATTCATTGAGGAATATAGAAGGTAGAGGTAGTACCTCACCTCAGCAGGATATAGCTGTACATGGTAATGAGGCACAACCTCATAAGAAACTGGAATCCATTGATGATACCCTGGATGACGGTCAGACGTCGTCTAAAAGTCAAAGGATGGATAGAAACTGTGACGATGGAGGAATTGCAGAGGATAGAGATTGCTCCTCTCAAATCAAGGTATCTTCCAGTCTGTCAGAGAGTACTGTATCATCGCCAAGGGTTACCAAAGAAACctctgaatattcattatgtGATACCGAACATATCAACGCTACAAAATCTGATACGATGACCGAAGGAGAAAACAGTCTAACATCAGAGAAATGTTCAGAATTGACTAGGATGGATGGAACGTTAAGCGGTATAGGTGTGCTTGAGGTAAACGAACAGAAGCTCATGGAACTAGCTGATGATGGCACTGAGGGCGCTGTTAATGAAATTGCTAAGATGTTATGCCGGGAATGCGTTACACCTCTGCCAGATCCTAAGCCAGATGAGATGATGATATACTTACATGCTCTCACTTATCAG
- the LOC139965706 gene encoding uncharacterized protein isoform X5, which produces MQKHLEERKADAHNEERDPVPSKFLCFAKTNQWYMSLRLPSILGSLSGRLKMMSLSSVEATTAKQILVNCKDEEIVPTRGKRKPLSKDVRNHPKKMFKSSYEERFGETSYFLDAGFRRVVPYVYAFETHAKGRWYERKLLDIFKTEFRLETPEFYAKAIQMGLIKVNGQKTTADYVVKSNDFLHSKVHRHEPPVTSDPIEIVENTDEFVVVNKPPSIPVHPCGKYRHNTIVFLLAKEHNLTRLHTIHRLDRLTSGLLMFAKTKAVSQRVDAYVRERKLKKTYVCKVVGEFPSHSVECNEPIFIVSHKIGICRVSPDGKPCKTNFQRISYDGETSIVKCFPETGRMHQIRVHLQYLGHPIQNDPLYNNTVWGAGRGHGGCKDLSDEELLTRLVDQHDEEKTTKINEMRKEAAAEINDKQDSLRNIEGRGSTSPQQDIAVHGNEAQPHKKLESIDDTLDDGQTSSKSQRMDRNCDDGGIAEDRDCSSQIKVSSSLSESTVSSPRVTKETSEYSLCDTEHINATKSDTMTEGENSLTSEKCSELTRMDGTLSGIGVLEVNEQKLMELADDGTEGAVNEIAKMLCRECVTPLPDPKPDEMMIYLHALTYQKFQNIKNMDIVMFHDNADDCAVKLKKREWKTRCQIQDKQG; this is translated from the exons ATGCAAAAACACCTCGAGGAAAGGAAGGCTGATGCACATAACGAAGAAAGAG ATCCAGTGCCATCAAAGTTTCTGTGTTTTGCAAAGACAAATCAGTGGTACATGTCTTTGAGATTGCCAAGCATACTAGGATCTCTCTCTGGGAGATTGAAAATGATGTCCTTATCGTCTGTAGAGGCAACAACTGCCAAGCAAATATTAGTCAACTGCAAGGATGAAGAGATTGTTCCTACTAGAGGAAAACGAAAACCATTATCTAAAGATGTTAGGAATCATCCAAAGAAGATGTTTAAGTCTAGCTACGAAGAACGGTTTGGTGAAACCAGCTACTTTCTTGATGCAG GTTTCAGAAGGGTTGTCCCCTATGTCTATGCCTTTGAAACTCACGCAAAAGGTAGATGGTATGAGAGAAAGTTACTGGACATATTCAAGACAGAGTTCCGACTAGAAACACCAGAATTTTAT gCCAAAGCGATTCAGATGGGGTTGATTAAGGTCAACGGACAAAAAACAACGGCAGATTACGTCGTAAAGAGCAACGATTTTCTTCACTCTAAAGTTCACAGACACGAACCTCCTGTGACCTCTGACCCTATTGAAATAGTGGAAAACACAGATGAGTTTGTAGTGGTTAATAAACCTCCATCAATTCCA GTCCATCCATGTGGGAAGTACAGACACAATACTATAGTGTTTCTTCTGGCAAAGGAGCACAACTTGACCCGCCTCCATA CGATCCATAGACTCGATAGGCTCACGTCAGGACTACTCATGTTTGCAAA AACCAAAGCTGTCTCTCAGAGAGTTGATGCATATGTCAGGGAGAGGAAGCTAAAGAAAACCTATGTGTGTAAAGTTGTTGGTGAATTTCCAAG TCACAGTGTGGAATGCAATGAGCCTATTTTCATCGTGTCTCACAAGATTGGAATCTGTAGGGTCAGCCCTGATGGCAAACCTTGTAAGACCAACTTCCAGAGAATCAGTTACGATGGAGAGACCAGCATTGTCAAAT GCTTTCCAGAGACTGGTCGGATGCACCAGATCAGAGTTCATCTTCAGTATCTGGGTCACCCCATTCAAAATGATCCTTTGTACAATAACACCGTCTGGGGTGCTGGCAGAGGCCACGGAGGGTGCAAGGACCTCTCAGACGAAGAG tTGTTGACGAGATTAGTAGACCAGCATGACGAGGAAAAAACAACGAAGATCAATGAAATGAGGAAAGAAGCTGCCGCAGAGATCAACGACAAGCAGGATTCATTGAGGAATATAGAAGGTAGAGGTAGTACCTCACCTCAGCAGGATATAGCTGTACATGGTAATGAGGCACAACCTCATAAGAAACTGGAATCCATTGATGATACCCTGGATGACGGTCAGACGTCGTCTAAAAGTCAAAGGATGGATAGAAACTGTGACGATGGAGGAATTGCAGAGGATAGAGATTGCTCCTCTCAAATCAAGGTATCTTCCAGTCTGTCAGAGAGTACTGTATCATCGCCAAGGGTTACCAAAGAAACctctgaatattcattatgtGATACCGAACATATCAACGCTACAAAATCTGATACGATGACCGAAGGAGAAAACAGTCTAACATCAGAGAAATGTTCAGAATTGACTAGGATGGATGGAACGTTAAGCGGTATAGGTGTGCTTGAGGTAAACGAACAGAAGCTCATGGAACTAGCTGATGATGGCACTGAGGGCGCTGTTAATGAAATTGCTAAGATGTTATGCCGGGAATGCGTTACACCTCTGCCAGATCCTAAGCCAGATGAGATGATGATATACTTACATGCTCTCACTTATCAG
- the LOC139965706 gene encoding uncharacterized protein isoform X4: MQKHLEERKADAHNEERDPVPSKFLCFAKTNQWYMSLRLPSILGSLSGRLKMMSLSSVEATTAKQILVNCKDEEIVPTRGKRKPLSKDVRNHPKKMFKSSYEERFGETSYFLDAGFRRVVPYVYAFETHAKGRWYERKLLDIFKTEFRLETPEFYAKAIQMGLIKVNGQKTTADYVVKSNDFLHSKVHRHEPPVTSDPIEIVENTDEFVVVNKPPSIPVHPCGKYRHNTIVFLLAKEHNLTRLHTIHRLDRLTSGLLMFAKTKAVSQRVDAYVRERKLKKTYVCKVVGEFPSHSVECNEPIFIVSHKIGICRVSPDGKPCKTNFQRISYDGETSIVKCFPETGRMHQIRVHLQYLGHPIQNDPLYNNTVWGAGRGHGGCKDLSDEELLTRLVDQHDEEKTTKINEMRKEAAAEINDKQDSLRNIEGRGSTSPQQDIAVHGNEAQPHKKLESIDDTLDDGQTSSKSQRMDRNCDDGGIAEDRDCSSQIKVSSSLSESTVSSPRVTKETSEYSLCDTEHINATKSDTMTEGENSLTSEKCSELTRMDGTLSGIGVLEVNEQKLMELADDGTEGAVNEIAKMLCRECVTPLPDPKPDEMMIYLHALTYQKFQNIKNMDIVMFHDNADDCAVKLKKREWIMNFGGNFISLVPVENQMSNTR, encoded by the exons ATGCAAAAACACCTCGAGGAAAGGAAGGCTGATGCACATAACGAAGAAAGAG ATCCAGTGCCATCAAAGTTTCTGTGTTTTGCAAAGACAAATCAGTGGTACATGTCTTTGAGATTGCCAAGCATACTAGGATCTCTCTCTGGGAGATTGAAAATGATGTCCTTATCGTCTGTAGAGGCAACAACTGCCAAGCAAATATTAGTCAACTGCAAGGATGAAGAGATTGTTCCTACTAGAGGAAAACGAAAACCATTATCTAAAGATGTTAGGAATCATCCAAAGAAGATGTTTAAGTCTAGCTACGAAGAACGGTTTGGTGAAACCAGCTACTTTCTTGATGCAG GTTTCAGAAGGGTTGTCCCCTATGTCTATGCCTTTGAAACTCACGCAAAAGGTAGATGGTATGAGAGAAAGTTACTGGACATATTCAAGACAGAGTTCCGACTAGAAACACCAGAATTTTAT gCCAAAGCGATTCAGATGGGGTTGATTAAGGTCAACGGACAAAAAACAACGGCAGATTACGTCGTAAAGAGCAACGATTTTCTTCACTCTAAAGTTCACAGACACGAACCTCCTGTGACCTCTGACCCTATTGAAATAGTGGAAAACACAGATGAGTTTGTAGTGGTTAATAAACCTCCATCAATTCCA GTCCATCCATGTGGGAAGTACAGACACAATACTATAGTGTTTCTTCTGGCAAAGGAGCACAACTTGACCCGCCTCCATA CGATCCATAGACTCGATAGGCTCACGTCAGGACTACTCATGTTTGCAAA AACCAAAGCTGTCTCTCAGAGAGTTGATGCATATGTCAGGGAGAGGAAGCTAAAGAAAACCTATGTGTGTAAAGTTGTTGGTGAATTTCCAAG TCACAGTGTGGAATGCAATGAGCCTATTTTCATCGTGTCTCACAAGATTGGAATCTGTAGGGTCAGCCCTGATGGCAAACCTTGTAAGACCAACTTCCAGAGAATCAGTTACGATGGAGAGACCAGCATTGTCAAAT GCTTTCCAGAGACTGGTCGGATGCACCAGATCAGAGTTCATCTTCAGTATCTGGGTCACCCCATTCAAAATGATCCTTTGTACAATAACACCGTCTGGGGTGCTGGCAGAGGCCACGGAGGGTGCAAGGACCTCTCAGACGAAGAG tTGTTGACGAGATTAGTAGACCAGCATGACGAGGAAAAAACAACGAAGATCAATGAAATGAGGAAAGAAGCTGCCGCAGAGATCAACGACAAGCAGGATTCATTGAGGAATATAGAAGGTAGAGGTAGTACCTCACCTCAGCAGGATATAGCTGTACATGGTAATGAGGCACAACCTCATAAGAAACTGGAATCCATTGATGATACCCTGGATGACGGTCAGACGTCGTCTAAAAGTCAAAGGATGGATAGAAACTGTGACGATGGAGGAATTGCAGAGGATAGAGATTGCTCCTCTCAAATCAAGGTATCTTCCAGTCTGTCAGAGAGTACTGTATCATCGCCAAGGGTTACCAAAGAAACctctgaatattcattatgtGATACCGAACATATCAACGCTACAAAATCTGATACGATGACCGAAGGAGAAAACAGTCTAACATCAGAGAAATGTTCAGAATTGACTAGGATGGATGGAACGTTAAGCGGTATAGGTGTGCTTGAGGTAAACGAACAGAAGCTCATGGAACTAGCTGATGATGGCACTGAGGGCGCTGTTAATGAAATTGCTAAGATGTTATGCCGGGAATGCGTTACACCTCTGCCAGATCCTAAGCCAGATGAGATGATGATATACTTACATGCTCTCACTTATCAG